A genomic window from Chlorobium phaeobacteroides DSM 266 includes:
- a CDS encoding transposase produces MPRGPRLDSPGTLHHVIIRGIEKREIVSDDKDRGIFVSRMGSVALKTGTNIYAWALMTNHAHILLKSGQPGLSAFMRKFLTGYSISYNRRYDRHGHLFQNRYKSIVCEEDAYFLKLVSYIHLNPLRAGLVTTFEELEHYPWSGHSAVMGRKAYEWQDSDYVLGYFGERVGTARTAYLEFMQQEGKFGRQPELTGGGLIRSAGGWSEVLSMKRRGERQFSDERILGSGEFAQEVIAEADASVREKVPLAKGCPEVIELVERCCQRYGVSRQALENGCRRKEFSEIRKELAMTLVFEMGLSYARTAPLLGVSASAVCQIIKTAAAADCR; encoded by the coding sequence ATGCCGAGAGGTCCAAGACTCGATTCGCCGGGCACGTTGCATCATGTGATTATCCGGGGGATCGAAAAAAGAGAGATCGTTTCCGACGATAAAGATCGGGGAATATTCGTATCCAGAATGGGGTCGGTTGCCTTGAAAACAGGAACGAATATCTATGCCTGGGCGCTGATGACCAATCATGCGCATATCCTTCTCAAAAGCGGTCAACCGGGACTTTCCGCATTCATGAGGAAGTTTCTTACCGGATACTCGATCAGCTACAATCGACGTTATGACAGGCACGGTCATCTATTCCAGAACCGATATAAGTCAATCGTCTGTGAAGAGGATGCCTATTTCCTTAAACTGGTAAGTTACATTCACCTCAATCCCTTGCGGGCAGGTCTGGTGACGACGTTCGAAGAGCTAGAGCACTACCCTTGGAGCGGCCATTCGGCGGTCATGGGCAGGAAAGCGTATGAATGGCAGGATTCAGACTATGTGCTCGGTTATTTCGGAGAACGGGTTGGCACGGCCCGAACGGCTTATCTGGAGTTTATGCAGCAAGAGGGTAAGTTTGGCCGTCAGCCTGAACTGACTGGCGGGGGGCTGATTCGTTCGGCAGGAGGCTGGTCAGAGGTGTTGTCGATGAAGCGACGGGGTGAACGACAATTCAGCGATGAGAGAATACTCGGCAGTGGAGAGTTCGCTCAAGAGGTGATTGCTGAGGCTGATGCATCGGTGAGAGAAAAGGTTCCGTTGGCAAAGGGATGCCCGGAAGTTATCGAGCTGGTTGAGCGTTGCTGCCAAAGGTATGGCGTCAGTCGGCAGGCTCTGGAGAACGGCTGTCGACGTAAAGAGTTCTCCGAAATCAGGAAAGAGCTTGCAATGACGCTGGTATTCGAGATGGGTTTATCGTATGCCCGGACGGCTCCGCTGCTTGGGGTATCGGCATCTGCAGTGTGCCAGATTATCAAAACAGCTGCCGCTGCTGACTGCAGGTAA